The Tolypothrix sp. NIES-4075 DNA segment TCTATCCGCTGATTCGATTTTGATGGTAAATTCTCTAGATGCTTGAGCAAAATCAAAAGACTTTTTGATGATTATGGCTGATGGGGCTATCTCTTTTAAATCGGGAATGTTGATTTTGACATAGCGAACTTGCATAGCGAAAACGCTTGAAGGCTGAATTTTCAAGGCATTTTCTAAATACACATTACATATCACTTGGTATGCAACTTTTCTCGCTTCGCTATTGTCTAATAATATCGTTAGGCTGGTTCTCCAAACTCCGTTCCACTGCTCAGTTTTAACTAATAGTTCATTGTTAGTACTGATTTCGGGAATAAAAAGCGGATCGTAGCGAAATTGCCAAGTTTGCGGACTATCTGGGCGATTGTTTGTTGCTGCCCAAATACGTTTTGTTTGTCGATTAAAATCAAAAGCGGCAATCTCTGTTGCTGAGAAAACAAAATCAGAGAAGTTCATAGCAGTATCTGTCGCTGTCATAAGTATTGGTCACTCGTTTATATACTAATCGACCTATTTCAACACGGACACGCCACCAGCACGGTTTGGCTGATTGCTACATTCTTAATAAGTGTGAGGACAATAAACTTATGCACTTTTACATTTTTGAGAGCATAAATTGTCAGCAAATTCTAATATTTACCCTGGCTTGTGCTGCATTTCCTCACTCAAAAGTCGTCTTTGGCTACATCCACTCAGTCGAAACCTGCGCCACAGTAGTAAGACTTACGTATTGACAGGCAACTAATCTTGTGTATTAAAAGCTCGTTTTTGCTTGATTAGATTGGGTTTGCCAGCGCTGGATATTTTCATTTATCTGATGGCTGATGGCTGCATAAAGCACAAAATTGAAAATCAAAAAAAGGTAAAAGGGTTAGGCATTAGGGAGTAGGGCAAAGGAGAAAAGCATGGCGAATTCCTATCGTTCAGAAGATGTACAACAAATTCTCCAACTAGCCATGACACAAAAGGCAGAGGGTAGAGATTTTTCCCGTCAGGAATTGTTAGAAATGGCGGCAGATTTGGGAATATCTCAAGAAGCGATCGCTTCAGCAGAAAAACAGTTAATGCAGGAATCGCAAAAACAACGTGCAAAGCAGGTATTAAATAATATGAGTAATAGTCGTCGCCGCAAATTTAAGACACATCTTTTTCTGTATCTCATCATTAACACTTTCTTAGTTGTGATCGATTTTATGACAGATGGTAAGTTAAATTGGGCTTATTGGTCTATCTTGGGCTGGGGTTTGGGACTGGCTTTTGATGCTTTTGATACTTTTTATGGATCAAAGGATGAATGATAATATACCAAAAGTAGTAAAAAAAAGTTAGACCTGATATGCGCTTCAATCAGGGCTGCTAGATTAGAGATAGGTTCGCTACTAAAAAAACTCACCAACGGATACGGATGGTTTGTATGAAGAGCAAAAAGCAGCTCGTCTACTCTAGCCTAGCCTGCGGTTTTCGCCGTGGAGCGCATATAGAAAAATCAACTCAAAGCTGCTCTAGGCGCGTTTCTGCTTTAATATTGAGAAGCGCGATCGCCTTTTCCACCTTTGTGCTGTCTGTTGGTGTTGCTAGAAGTCAACCTGCGTCACAGGTGTCTTTCCAGCAAACACAAACGACTATATCGAATCGAGAAGAGGTGCGAATTCAACAGCAAGTGCAATCTGAAGTCGATCGCGCTTTAAGTCGTAGAACTATCCAAAGTAATATCTGGCTAGTTATATTAACTTTACTTCCAGTGAGTGCGATCGCTTCACTTTGGCTATTTCGTCAAGCTGTAATTCGTGCGATCGCTGATAGAGCGATGAAACAGCTACAGCAAGTTGAACAATTACAAAATCAGTTAATCTCTGTTAAACAATCAACTGAAAATATTATACAACAAGTTAAAAATACTACTCGTGAATTAGAAACAGAAGCCGCAGCACTACAAAAAAAGATAAAGCTAGAAAAAGATACTTTATCTGGATTAACATCGGAATTATTACTATCAAAAGATAAATTTTTATCAGAATTAGAAAGTCAAATCCAAACGGCTCAACAAAAAGTAGTAGATTTAGAATTTAATTTTGCTTCTCAACTATCTGAGTTACAGTCAGATGCTCAAAGACAAAAAGATATAATCTTAGAGAATTTAGTCAAGTTAGATGCTGGCACAGAGAAACTTTCAGAATTACAGTTAGATGCTCAAAGACAACAAGTTCGCATCCTGGAAAATCTACAAAATATAGGGTTAGAGTTTACATCTAAAGTATCAGAATTTCAGTCAGAAACGCAACTAAAAAAAGATGTAACGCTGGAAAATTTACAAAGCATACAGTCAGAGTTTACATCACAAGTATCAAGATTGCAGTCAGAAACTCAACAGCAAAAAGATGTAACGCTGGAGAATTTGCAAAAGCTAGAAGCCGAATTGCAATCTCAAATATCAAGATTGCAGTCAGAAACGCAACTAAAAAAAGATGTAACGCTGGAGAATCTGCAAAAGCTAGAAGCCGAATTGCAATCTCAAATATCAAGATTGCAATCAGAAATGCAACAGCAAAAAGATGTAACGTTGGAAAATTTACAAACAATACAATCAGAGTTTACATTAGAAGTATCACGATTTGAGTCAGAAACGCGACAGCAAAAAAAACTGACGCTGGAGAATCTGCAAAAGCTAGAAGCCGAATTGCAATCTCAAGTATCAAAAATCCACTCAGAAACGCAACAGCAAAAAGATGTAACGCTGGATAATTTGAAAGAATTAGAAGCCGAATTGCAATCAGAAACGCAACAGCAAAAAAATCAATATGTTGAAAGGTTAGAAAAAACGTATTTAGAATTTAAAAAAAATGCTGAACATCGAAAAGAGTTAATTAGAGAGAATTTAGAAAAATCCGGTTTAGAGTTTATTTCGGAATTACAAACAGATGCAGAAGAAAAGTCTATAATCCGGAAAAAGCTAGAGAAATTAGAAAAAGATGTAGCTAAACTTTCTAAATTACAAATAAATGCTGAACAAAGAAAAGAGTTAATTATACAGCAAGTTTCGGAAAGTTCACCTCCATTAATTCAAGAAGCAGTAAATCGTGCAGTTGAAGAAAAAATACACGAATCTAAACAGCCAGAAGTATTAGAAGAAGTTGTATCTCCTCGGCTGAAATTAACTGCTGATGATTATCTGGAAAAAGGAGATGTTCTCTTATCAGAAAAACGCTATGAAGACGCGATCGCAGCTTACAATAAAGCAGTTAAAATTGATCCGGAAAAAGCTGTAGCTTGGTTTAAGCTAGGTATTGCTAATTCGAGGGTGAAACGATATAAAGATGCGATCGCCTGTTATGATAAAGCAGTTGAACTGAAACCAGATTATCATCAAGCATGGCGCGATCGCGGCGTTGCATTAGGAAATTTGCGACGACACCAAGAAGCTTTTATTTCGTTTGATAAAGCCACGCAATTTAAAAAAGATGACGCAGTAGCGTGGTTAAATCGAGGTTTAGCTCTAGAAGAGTTGGAAGAATATGATATTGCGATCGCTTCTTTTGATAAAGTTATTGAGTTGAAGCCAGATTCATACAAAGCTTGGAATCACCGAGGTTACGTGTTAGTTAGGCTAGGACGTGATGAGGAAGCGCTTTTATGCTTCGATAAAGCGCTTTCAATTCAACCTGACTATGCTAATGCATATTACAACAAAGCAGCCTGTTACGCGCTGCAAAGAAAAGTTGAATTAGCTCTAGAAAATCTGCACTTCTCAATTGACTTGAATCCAACTTATAAGGAAGATGCAGAAACCGACATAGATTTTGATGAGATTGCACAAGACAAGCGCTTTAAGCAATTAATTGCGTCCCTTCCCACAGATTAAGGTGATGAGTGTGCGTAAACGCAAAGCGTCTTTTCGCTGCTACATCGCCCTTATACCACCCACCAAACAATAACACGAATTGAATGCGTGTTTGCCGCGATTTTCCAGCTATAATCTGATAAAAGCTTAGTTGGGCAAGAGGTACTTTTTATACATTTGTGTACTTTTTGAGAAGTTACGCACCATTTACTCTTAAATTCAAAATAGAGACTTTTATATCTTGCAGTAGTCCCAAGAACCCCCAAAAAAGAAATGGGGGAAGTCGGGGAGTATGGGATGCTGGTTTTTCTACTACCTATACTCCCGATCATTCGCACTCAACTTAGGGTTTGCATCATTCGCAATCAAAATAAAAACAATGAATATTGCTGAAAATAATAATAAAATACCAAATAAGAAGCTTGTATTAGTTGGATTGATTTCGGTAGTTATGTTTACAGGTGGCTTGATTGGCTGGATTAAATTTAAGCAAGAACAAGAGAAAAAAATTCAGCAATCTCAAGCTTTGTTGACACAGGCATGTCAAACTGATATTTCTGCAAATAGTAATTTTTTAGAGGCATCTAAAAAAGTTAATGAAGCAACCAGACTTTTATATAGCGTTCCAAATATACCAGGTTTAAGTTATCAACAAGCTCAAAGCGGATTGAATAACTTTTCTACATGTATAAAAACCGTTAATGCCAAAGAAAACTTTTTTGAAGCAAAAAGACTGAGTAGAAAAGCTTTAGGTATTGATGATGAAATGACTTTTTCGGTTCAAGAATGGGAGGGAATGCGCTCAGATTTAGAAAAATCTATCGATTTATTGAAAACTGTTCCCAATGATGTGAATACTTATCCTCAATCTCAAAAAGCGCTAAAAGTTTATCAAAATCAATTTCAAAAAGTTAACCAAAAACTTCAGCAAGAACAAACAGCCGTTAATGCTTTTAATCGTGCTGAAGATTTAAAAAATCAAGCAGATCAGCTTACTCGGAATTACCCAAAGTTAGAAACTTTAAATGAAGCCGAATCAAAAGTTAAAGATGCTCTTACCCTGATAAAAACTATTCCCCAAAGAACAACTGTTAGCCAAAAAAGTCAAGATACTATATTAATTTATCAAGATAAAATAGAAGGTATTCATTATCTAATTGGTTCGAGATTTCTAGAACCAGTGGTGAAGCTTTTTTCTACTTTTGCTGATTCGCTTGATAGTAAGACTGAATATCAAGATTATGCAAACAAAGTTAAGAATTTAAATAAAAAGTTTACTGATATTCTTAAAGAAGCTCCAGTTACAAAAAATCATCCCAGTGCTAAGGCGTTGAAAAATGCTTTAAATAGATATAATGATGCTTTAATTGTTTGGCAATATTGCCAGCAAGGAAAATGCCAAAATTCTTTATCTGCTGGGATTATAGAATTTAGAAATGTGTTATGGATACCTGATTCTTTTAAAATAAAAAATGTTCCGTTAACTAAAAAATATAAGTTGAAAGAAAGTTCTAATATATTTACGCAAAAATTCGTTCAATTAAATCAAGTCCGTTCAGCTATTTGGGAGCAAGCAAAAAGCGATATCCAAGAAGCTCAAGGACAAATTTAAGTTAAGTTAATTATGCTTTATCTGAAAGCCTTGTAGAGACGCGATAAATTGTCGTCTCTACATCTTTGACAGCAGATGTCTGTTAATCGCAACAATCATCAAAATATTCTGTGTTATCTATGCGATCGCACTCATATCTACCTTTAATCTCGTGATTGTAATATCTGCCAATTGAATCAGCGTCATGTAAATCTTGCCAAGTATCCGCTTCTACCCCCGAATACTGATAAACTGCACCGTTGTGAAACTCGACTTGCAATAGTTGTTCGTTTTTGTCGTATCCTATAGATGCAGCCATTGATGAATTCACACTTAGCATCGCAATTGCTTCTTGTTCAGCAGGAAGTGCAGGAGAATCAGCGATAATTTCGTTTAAATCTTGCAGTCCGTCGTAAGCTTGTATAGGTGCAGGAATTTCTACAAATTCTAACTCATCCCCTCGGTCAAGTAATAATTGCAAGTATCCTTCAGAATGAGCGATCGCTATTAAACTGCTCAAGTCTACCTTAGATAGCTTCATTAATTTTACTCTCCTACTGACGTTGAGGTACAATTTGCTAAATCCTATATAGTATATTTGTACTATATAGATCTTCCTTGGTCAAGCTTTGCAATAGAAAAATTTGAGTAATACATCCACAAAGCCTAGTTTCATTTTTATTGAGTAAATTTCTTAAAGCCTAAAAATTCGGCTTTACGAGTGAGGTTTTTCACCATCAAGTCTCGATATCGTTGCTTAAATGTAAGGTACGACATAGTAGTTAGCATTGATTCACATGCACACAATTAACTTTAAGTCAACAAAGCCAGCTTGGAAAGGTGCGATCGCTCAACCCGCACAAGAATTTTCTCCCACCCAACTGCAAGTTATTTCTGGAAAAATACCCGCAGGATTGCGTGGTACACTTTACCGTAACGGACCGGCACGGCTAGAACGCGGTAATATCCGCATGGGACATTGGTTTGATGGGGATGGGGCAATTCTTGCCGTACATTTTACCTCGGAAGGTGCGACAGGTGTTTATCGCTACGTGCAAACTGCTGGTTACAAAGAAGAAGAAGCAAAAAATCAACTGCTTTTCGCTAACTATGGGATGACTGCACCTGGGGCAATTTGGAATACATGGTTGAAACAATTTAAAAATGCTGCTAACACCTCAGTATTAGCACTGCCAGATAAACTCTTAGCATTGTGGGAAGGTGGTAAACCTCACGCTTTAGATTTGCAAAATCTGGAGACTTTCCGAGAAGATGATTTAAGTGGATTAACTGAGGGTTTAAGTTATTCTGCACACTATAAACGCGATTTACATACAGGGGAGATTTTTAACTTTGGTGTTACCCCCGGATTAAATGCGACGTTGAATATTTATAAGAGCATAAGCACAGGCAAAATAATTCAAAAATCGCAATTTCAACTTGATGGTACACCATTGCTGCATGATTTTGTTTTAGCTGGGAAATACTTAATATTTTGCATTCCCCCAGTGCGGATGAATGCTCTCCCGACGCTCTTTGGATTAAGCAGCTACAGCGATGCTTTGGAATGGAAACCTCAATTAGGAACTCAAATATTAGTTTTCGATCGCGAAACATTAACCTTAGTCAGTCGCAGTGAAACTGAACCTTGGTATCAATGGCATTTCAGCAACGGTTATGTAGATGATAGCGGTTTGGTGAATGTAGATATTGCTCGTTATGAAGACTTTCAAACCAACCAATACCTCAAAGAAATAGCGACAGGAGAAACTCATACACCCGCAAAGAGTTCATTATCAAGATTGCAACTTAATCCGCAAAGTGGAAAAGTTACCGCGATTGAGCAAATATTAGATAGACACTGCGAATTTCCGAGCGTACCACCCGAAAACGTCGGACAAGCTTCTCGGTATACTTATTTTTCCACATTTCGGCAGGGAACGGATATTAGTGAAGAAATATTAAACGCGATCGCTCGTTTCGACCATCAAGCCGAAAAATTAACGTCTTCCGATTGTGGAGAAAATCGCTATCCGAGTGAACCGATTTACGTCCAAGATGTTGAAAATCTAAACCAAGCTTGGGTGATAACAGTTGTCTACGACGGCAATATTAATAATAGTGAAGTTTGGGTATTTAATGCGGATAGGCTAGACGAAGAACCTGTTTGTAAACTGCGATTACCCAGCGTCATTCCTCACAGCTTCCACGGTACTTGGAAACCAGCTTAGAGGAAAATTGGTAATGGGTAATTGGTAATGGGTAATTGGGCATTGGACATCGGTAATAATTCTTTTTCTAGTCTCTAGTCCCTAGTCCCTATTCCCTATTACCCATTCCCTATTACCCAATCCAAAATCAATATGATAACCACCACAGACAAATTTAAAGTTACTTGGGAAAAATTACCTGATGATTTTCTATTACCAAATGCTCCAATTGATGATATAAATCAACCTCTTCTCGCAGCAGCTTTAACACAAAGCTTGGAAATAGCCGGAAGACTGCCAAATACAGCATTAATTACAACAAATTACGGCATTTGTGCTACTGTCAACGGCAAAATGGTAATCAAAGCTCCAGATTGGGGATATGTAGCGAATATCCGCGTTTCTAGAGAAGAAGTGAAACGCAGTTACACCCCTCAATTACAAGGAGATATTCCGGTAATTGTGATAGAATTTATTTCAGATACAGAAGGTGGAGAGTATTCTGTCAAACCGACTTATCCGCCGGGAAAATGGTTATTTTACGAACAAGTTCTCAAAGTGCCGAACTATGCCATTTTTGAGCCGGATACAGGCACACTTGAAGTTTATCGATTAGACGATGGCAAGTATCAACTACAACAGCCTGATAATAATAACCGTTACGCGATCGCAGAAATGAATCTATTTCTCGGTACATGGCAGGGAGAACGGGAAAACCGCACAGGTTATTGGTTGCGGTGGTGGGATGAGCAGGGGAATTTGCTGCTGTGGGGTTTAGAAAAGGCTGAACAAGAACGACAACGTGCTGAACGATTAGCAGCGCAACTGCGAGCAGCAGGTATTGAACCTGAGGCATGAATATTGTAGTTGGCGCTTCAGCGCTAAAGCGCCGACTACAATTTTAAATATATTTAATATAAAAGCTCATATACTATTAAACTGATTAGATAATTTGCTATGACCACATCTGAACGCCGCTATCACATCACCACCTTTGGTTGCCAAATGAACAAAGCCGACTCAGAACGCATGGCTGGCATCCTAGAAGACATGGGCTTTGAGTGGTCTGAAGATCCAAATAATGCCGATTTAATTCTTTACAACACTTGCAGTATCCGCGATAATGCCGAACAAAAAGTATATTCTTATCTCGGTAGACAAGCTAAACGCAAGCACGAAAAAGCTGATTTAACTTTAATAGTTGCCGGTTGCGTTGCTCAACAAGAAGGAGAAATGCTGCTGCGACGAGTTCCAGAATTAGACTTGGTAATGGGACCGCAACACGCTAACCGTCTCAAAGAGTTGCTAGAGTCGGTATTTGACGGCAATCAAGTTGTGGCAACAGAGGCAGTCCACATTATCGAAGATATCACTAAGCCGCGCCGTGATAGCAAGGTAACAGCTTGGGTGAATGTAATTTATGGCTGTAACGAACGCTGTACTTACTGCGTCGTTCCTAATGTGCGTGGTGTCGAACAATCGCGCACACCTGAAGCAATTCGCGCCGAAATGTCAGAACTAGGACGCCTTGGTTACAAAGAAGTCACGCTACTCGGTCAAAATATTGACGCTTACGGCAGAGACTTGCCAGGAACCACGACAGAAGGTCGCAATTTACACACATTGACAGATTTACTGTATTACGTTCATGATCTGCCGGGAATTGAGCGCTTACGATTTGCTACCAGTCATCCCCGTTATTTCACTGAGCGATTAATTAAAGCTTGTGCTGAGTTGCCGAAGGTGTGCGAACACTTCCACATACCCTTTCAATCTGGGGATAACGATCTATTAAAGGCGATGTCGCGGGGTTACACTCAAGAGAAATATCGCCGGATAATTGATACAATTCGCCGATATATGCCAGATGCGTCAATTAGTGCGGATGCGATTGTCGGTTTCCCAGGAGAGACAGAAGCACAGTTTGAAAATACCCTGAAATTAGTAGAAGATATTGGCTTTGACTTGTTGAATACAGCCGCATATTCGCCACGTCCAGGAACACCAGCAGCTTTGTGGACAAATCAATTAAGTGAAGAAGTAAAAAGCGATCGCCTGCAAAGATTAAATCATCTGGTGAATGTGAAAGCCGCAGAGCGATCGCAACGTTATTTCGGACGCATCGAAGAAGTGTTAGTAGAAGACCAAAACTCCAAAGACAAAACTCAAGTCATGGGACGCACACGCGGTAATCGTCTTACCTTCTTCACTGGTGATATCAACAAACTTAAAGGACAGTTAGTGAAGGTGAAAATTACCGAAGTTCGCGCTTTTAGCTTGACAGGTGAACCGATAGAGGTGCGACAAGCGGTGGCAGTGTAATAAGGGTAATGGGGAATGGGGAATGGGGAATGGGTAATGGGGAATGGGGAATAGGATAAGAAGGTTTACCTTTTTCCCAATTACCTTTTTCCCAATTACCAACTACCAATTACCAATTACCAAATCATCTAACTGTTGCTGCATCTGACTTTGGACTAACTCATAACAAGCATTAACATAAGAGCGATCGCTTGCGGCTTTTCTACCGTAACGTTCAAAGACAATCGGTGGACAAACCCGCGTATGTATAGTTACAGGCAATGGTATATTAGGTAAAGGACCAATCGCCAATCCCCAAGGCAACCCAAGATAAATCGGGAATACTTCTGGATCTAGCCCAAATAGCCAAGGCATCCCCGATTCATGCAATTGCTGTAAAATTTTGTATAAGTCAGCCAGCACAAACAGCGTATCGTGGGCACCGACAGAAATAATCGGCACAATCGGTACTTGTTCGCGCAGGGCTAACTTGATAAATCCCTGATTACCGGCAAAGTGAATTTGATTCTTCAGATTGTGTGGTCGAAAGAGGTCTTGCGCTCCACCAGGATATACTAGTACGCTGGCTCCAGAACGCAAAGCAGCGATCGCCATTCGCGGATGAGCGATGATTGCTCCCAACCTCCCTGCGAGTTCTGCTGTTAGCGGAACCTGCCAAAAGTAGGGATGCGCCAAACCGTAAACTGGTCGCTCAAGACCAAATCGTTGAAACCAGTCATACATTACCATATACATATCGGGAGCTGCCAGTCCTCCGTTATGGGAACCGACAATTAAAACCTTGGACTGGGGGATATTTTCCCAACCACTAGTTTGCACTCGAAAATAGTAGCGATACAGCCACTCCCACAGCGGCATCATAAGTTGGATGAACCGAGGATCTTTTTGTTCCAAAGACCATCCAGGTTTTGTTTTTAAGTAGTGTTGTTTTTCTGGCATTAAGGCATTTTAACAAAATTGCTCAGACCTTAACAAAGAAGACAGGGGGAGTGGGGGAGTGGGGGACAAGGAGAATTTTTGAATAATACTCCCCAAGTCGTCCCCCCATCTCCCCATCTCCCCATCCCAAGAACTCTCCCCATTCCCCCCATCTCCGACAACTTATGATAGGCTATCTGCCAATGAGGAGTGTAGAGGTACAGCAAATGTCAAAATTGCGGGTGGGGTTGTTGTTTGGTGGTCGTTCGGGAGAGCATGAAGTTTCGATTAGTTCAGCACGAGCGATCGCTCTTGCCTTAAGTGCAGAGGAAAATGCTAACAAGTACGAAATACTTCCTTTCTACATCCAAAAAGATGGACGTTGGTTAGCAGGAGATGTACCACAACAAGTTTTAACATCCGGTAAAGCACCGCAATTACCGGAAAATGAAACACCAAGCGCTAATTCTTTATTGTCAACAACAAAAAATAACCTTAGCCCTTGGCAATCTCCCTCTCAAGTAGCCGAGGTGGATGTTTGGTTTCCGATTCTCCACGGTCCCAACGGTGAAGACGGTACAATTCAGGGATTACTCAGCTTGATGCAAGTTCCCTTCGTTGGTTCTGGGGTGTTAGGTTCGGCGCTGGGTATGGATAAGATTGCCATGAAAATGGCGTTTGCTCAAGCGGGATTGGCACAAGTTAAATATGTAACGCTAACCAGAGCGCAAATTTGGTCAAATCGAAGTATATTTCCCAAATTGTGCGATCAAATCGAAGCAACATTGGGCTATCCGTGTTTTGTCAAACCTGCTAATTTAGGTTCATCGGTGGGAATTGCCAAAGTGCGATCGCCTCAAGAATTAGAAGCCGCTTTAGATAATGCCGCTTCTTACGATCGCCGCATCATAGTAGAAGCTGGAGTCATCGCACGCGAAGTCGAATGTGCCGTTTTAGGAAACGATCAACCCCAAGCTTCAGTCGTCGGCGAAATTTCTTTTGAAAGTGATTTTTACGATTATGAAACTAAATATACACAAGGATTGGCAGATTTACTGATTCCGGCACAGCTACCAGATTCTGTTATGCGTCAAATTCAGGACATGGCTTTGCAAGCTTTTGCAGCCGTTGACGCTGCTGGATTGGCAAGGGTGGACTTTTTCTATGTGGAAGCGACAGGGGAAATATTAATTAACGAAATCAATACCTTCCCAGGCTTCACAGCGACGAGTATGTATCCGCAATTGTGGGCTAAAAGTGGAATTCCCTTTGCCGAATTAGTCGATCGCTTGATTCAACTTGCTCTGGAGAGACATTCAACTCCCGAACCGAGAGAATAAGCTTTCTTTAGCTCTGTACCAAAGCCTGATAAAGTTCTAAAAAATAACGATTTTCGCGAATACTTAGCGGATTTAGGAGCCTGAGTCCAAAAAAAAGGCTACTTAAATCCGAAGCTTTGCTACGGATACGCGAAAGTTAGCTCCTCCAGTACAATCAACAATTGGAGGGGTACAAATCTGAAACAAATCATGGAAAATAGTCAGAATGTACAGCAAGAGCCAACGCAAGCAACAGCGCTCACAGCAGACAAGGTAAAGAGTAAATCGAAGTCAATAGATAGCTTCATGCTTCTAATACGTCTATTGGGACGCTACCCTTGGCTATTGTTGGTAGGGTTGCTAGGAGTGTTTCTAGGGAGCGCAACCCTTGCCGTGTATAGTCTAAGTTATGCTGGGCGTGTGGAACCGGAAGAACCAGAAACAATACAAGCTGAAGTAGCACAACCAATCAACACCCCCCCTGAGACTAGCAATCCGACACCTTTATGGATGGTGGCAGCGATCGCCCTCAGTTGTGCTAGTGGTTGCTTTATAATTTTCCGATTGCTAAATCGTCCCACACAGCGGCAAAAAGACCAGAAACGTATTAACCGCTATGAGGCACGTTTGGCACGGCATCGTCATCAAAAATTAGAACCACACCCACCACAGAATCCGCCAGTTTTAGTGCCTCCATCACAAAGCATGTCCTTCGCACCAGCGCCATCTAAAACAAAACCT contains these protein-coding regions:
- a CDS encoding D-alanine--D-alanine ligase family protein, which codes for MSKLRVGLLFGGRSGEHEVSISSARAIALALSAEENANKYEILPFYIQKDGRWLAGDVPQQVLTSGKAPQLPENETPSANSLLSTTKNNLSPWQSPSQVAEVDVWFPILHGPNGEDGTIQGLLSLMQVPFVGSGVLGSALGMDKIAMKMAFAQAGLAQVKYVTLTRAQIWSNRSIFPKLCDQIEATLGYPCFVKPANLGSSVGIAKVRSPQELEAALDNAASYDRRIIVEAGVIAREVECAVLGNDQPQASVVGEISFESDFYDYETKYTQGLADLLIPAQLPDSVMRQIQDMALQAFAAVDAAGLARVDFFYVEATGEILINEINTFPGFTATSMYPQLWAKSGIPFAELVDRLIQLALERHSTPEPRE